A genomic region of Macaca thibetana thibetana isolate TM-01 chromosome 14, ASM2454274v1, whole genome shotgun sequence contains the following coding sequences:
- the SF3B2 gene encoding splicing factor 3B subunit 2 isoform X2: MATEHPEPPKAELQLPPPPPGHYGAWAAQELQAKLAEIGAPIQGNREELVERLQTYTRQTGIVLNRPVLRGEDGDKAAPPPMSAQLPGIPMPPPPLGLPPLQPPPPPPPPPPGLGLGFPMAHPPNLGPPPPLRVGEPVALSEEERLKLAQQQAALLMQQEERAKQQGDHSLKEHELLEQQKRAAVLLEQERQQEIAKMGTPVPRPPQDMGQIGVRTPLGPRVAAPVGPVGPTPTVLPMGAPVPRPRGPPPPPGDENREMDDPSVGPKIPQALEKILQLKESRQEEMNSQQEEEEMETDARSSLGQSASETEEDTVSVSKKEKNRKRRNRKKKKKPQRVRGVSSESSGDREKDSTRSRGSDSPAADVEIEYVTEEPEIYEPNFIFFKRIFEAFKLTDDVKKEKEKEPEKLDKLENSAAPKKKGFEEEHKDSDDDSSDDEQEKKPEAPKLSKKKLRRMNRFTVAELKQLVARPDVVEMHDVTAQDPKLLVHLKATRNSVPVPRHWCFKRKYLQGKRGIEKPPFELPDFIKRTGIQEMREALQEKEEQKTMKSKMREKVRPKMGKIDIDYQKLHDAFFKWQTKPKLTIHGDLYYEGKEFETRLKEKKPGDLSDELRISLGMPVGPNAHKVPPPWLIAMQRYGPPPSYPNLKIPGLNSPIPESCSFGYHAGGWGKPPVDETGKPLYGDVFGTNAAEFQTKTEEEEIDRTPWGELEPSDEESSEEEEEEESDEDKPDETGFITPADSGLITPGGFSSVPAGMETPELIELRKKKIEEAMDGETPQLFTVLPEKRTATVGGAMMGSTHIYDMSTVMSRKGPAPELQGVEVALAPEELELDPMAMTQKYEEHVREQQAQVEKEDFSDMVAEHAAKQKQKKRKAQPQDSRGGSKKYKEFKF, translated from the exons ATGGCGACCGAGCATCCCGAGCCTCCCAAAGCGGAATTGCAGCTGCCGCCGCCACCTCCAGGCCACTATGGCGCCTGGGCTGCCCAGGAGCTTCAGGCCAAGTTGGCAGAGATCGGAGCTCCGATCCAGG GTAATCGCGAGGAGCTGGTGGAGCGGCTGCAGACCTACACCCGCCAG ACTGGCATCGTGCTGAATCGGCCGGTTTTGAGAGGGGAAGATGGGGACAAAGCCGCTCCACCTCCCATGTCAGCGCAG CTCCCTGGAATTCCCATGCCACCACCACCTTTGGGACTCCCCCCTTTGcagcctcctccacctcccccaccacctccaccaggCCTTGGCCTTGGCTTTCCTATGGCCCACCCACCAAATTTGGGGCCCCCGCCTCCTCTCCGTGTGGGTGAGCCAGTTGCACTGTCAGAGGAGGAGCGGCTGAAGTTGGCTCAGCAGCAGGCGGCATTGCTGATGCAGCAGGAGGAACGTGCCAAGCAG caggGAGATCATTCGCTGAAGGAACATGAGCTCTTGGAGCAGCAGAAGCGG GCAGCTGTGTTATTGGAGCAGGAACGACAGCAGGAGATTGCCAAGATGGGCACCCCAGTCCCTCGGCCACCACAAGACATGGGCCAGATTGGTGTGCGCACTCCTCTGGGTCCTCGAG TAGCTGCTCCAGTGGGCCCAGTGGGCCCCACTCCTACAGTTTTGCCCATGGGAGCCCCTGTTCCCCGGCCTCGTGGTCCCCCACCGCCCCCTGGAGATGAGAACAGAGAG ATGGATGACCCCTCTGTGGGCCCCAAGATCCCACAGGCTTTGGAGAAGATCCTGCAGCTGAAGGAGAGCCGCCAGGAAGAGATGAACTCTCAGCAGG aggaagaggaaatggaaacAGATGCTCGCTCATCCCTGGGCCAGTCAGCGTCAGAGACTGAGGAGGACACAGTGTCCGTATCTAAAAAGGAG AAAAACCGTAAGCGCAGGAAccgaaagaagaagaaaaagccccAGCGGGTGCGAGGGGTGTCCTCTGAGAGCTCTGGGGACCGGGAGAAAGACTCAACCCGATCCCGTGGCTCTGACTCCCCAGCAGCTGATGTTGAGATTGAGTATGTGACTGAAGAACCTGAAATTTACGAGCCCAACTTTATCTTCTTTAAGAGGATCTTTGAGGCTTTTAAG CTCACTGATGAtgtgaagaaggagaaggagaaggagccaGAGAAACTTGACAAATTGGAGAACTCTGCAGCCCCCAAGAAGAAGGGATTTGAAGAGGAGCACAAGGACAGTGATGACGAcagcagtgatgatgagcag GAAAAGAAGCCAGAAGCCCCCAAGCTGTCCAAGAAGAAGTTGCGCCGAATGAACCGCTTCACTGTGGCTGAACTCAAGCAG CTGGTGGCACGGCCCGATGTTGTGGAGATGCACGATGTGACAGCGCAGGACCCTAAGCTCTTGGTTCACCTCAAGGCCACTCGGAACTCCGTGCCTGTGCCACGCCACTGGTGTTTTAAGCGCAAGTACCTGCAGGGCAAACGGGGTATTGAGAAGCCCCCCTTCGAGCTGCCAGACTTCATCAAACGCACAGGCATCCAGGAGATGCGAGAGGCCCTGCAGGAGAAG GAAGAACAGAAGACCATGAAGTCAAAAATGCGAGAGAAAGTTCGGCCTAAGATGGGCAAAATTGACATCGACTACCAGAAACTGCATGATGCCTTCTTCAAGTGGCAGACCAAGCCAAAGCTCACCATCCATGGGGACCTGTACTATGAG GGGAAGGAGTTCGAGACACGACTGAAGGAGAAGAAGCCAGGAGATCTGTCTGATGAGCTAAGGATTTCCTTGGGGATGCCAGTAGGACCA AATgcccacaaggtccctcccccGTGGCTGATTGCCATGCAGCGATACGGACCACCCCCATCGTATCCCAACCTGAAAATCCCTGGGCTGAACTCGCCCATCCCTGAG AGCTGTTCCTTTGGGTACCATGCTGGTGGCTGGGGCAAACCCCCGGTGGATGAGACTGGGAAACCGCTCTATGGGGATGTGTTTGGAACCAATGCTGCTGAATTTCAG ACCAAGACTGAGGAGGAAGAGATTGATCGGACCCCTTGGGGGGAACTGGAACCATCTGATGAAGAATCctcagaagaagaggaagaggaagaaagtgaTGAAGACAAACCAGATGAGACAGGCTTTATTACCCCTGCAGACAG TGGCCTCATCACTCCTGGAGGCTTCTCATCAGTGCCTGCTGGAATGGAGACCCCTGAACTCATTGagctgaggaagaagaagatCGAGGAGGCGATGGATGG TGAGACACCTCAGCTCTTCACCGTGTTGCCAGAGAAGAGAACAGCCACTGTTGGGGGAGCCATGATGGGATCAACCCACATTTATGATATGTCCACG GTTATGAGCCGGAAGGGCCCAGCTCCTGAACTGCAAGGTGTGGAAGTGGCGCTGGCGCCTGAGGAGTTGGAGCTTGATCCTATGGCCATGACCCAGAAGTATGAGGAGCATGTGCGGGAGCAGCAGGCTCAAGTAGAGAAGGAGGACTTCAGCGACATGGTGGCTGAGCATGCTGCCAAACAGAAG caaaagaaacggAAAGCTCAGCCCCAGGACAGCCGTGGGGGCAGCAAGAAATACAAAGAGTTCAAGTTTTAG
- the SF3B2 gene encoding splicing factor 3B subunit 2 isoform X3, with protein MATEHPEPPKAELQLPPPPPGHYGAWAAQELQAKLAEIGAPIQGNREELVERLQTYTRQTGIVLNRPVLRGEDGDKAAPPPMSAQLPGIPMPPPPLGLPPLQPPPPPPPPPPGLGLGFPMAHPPNLGPPPPLRVGEPVALSEEERLKLAQQQAALLMQQEERAKQQGDHSLKEHELLEQQKRAAVLLEQERQQEIAKMGTPVPRPPQDMGQIGVRTPLGPRAAPVGPVGPTPTVLPMGAPVPRPRGPPPPPGDENREMDDPSVGPKIPQALEKILQLKESRQEEMNSQQEEEEMETDARSSLGQSASETEEDTVSVSKKEKNRKRRNRKKKKKPQRVRGVSSESSGDREKDSTRSRGSDSPAADVEIEYVTEEPEIYEPNFIFFKRIFEAFKLTDDVKKEKEKEPEKLDKLENSAAPKKKGFEEEHKDSDDDSSDDEQEKKPEAPKLSKKKLRRMNRFTVAELKQLVARPDVVEMHDVTAQDPKLLVHLKATRNSVPVPRHWCFKRKYLQGKRGIEKPPFELPDFIKRTGIQEMREALQEKEEQKTMKSKMREKVRPKMGKIDIDYQKLHDAFFKWQTKPKLTIHGDLYYEGKEFETRLKEKKPGDLSDELRISLGMPVGPNAHKVPPPWLIAMQRYGPPPSYPNLKIPGLNSPIPESCSFGYHAGGWGKPPVDETGKPLYGDVFGTNAAEFQTKTEEEEIDRTPWGELEPSDEESSEEEEEEESDEDKPDETGFITPADSGLITPGGFSSVPAGMETPELIELRKKKIEEAMDGSETPQLFTVLPEKRTATVGGAMMGSTHIYDMSTVMSRKGPAPELQGVEVALAPEELELDPMAMTQKYEEHVREQQAQVEKEDFSDMVAEHAAKQKQKKRKAQPQDSRGGSKKYKEFKF; from the exons ATGGCGACCGAGCATCCCGAGCCTCCCAAAGCGGAATTGCAGCTGCCGCCGCCACCTCCAGGCCACTATGGCGCCTGGGCTGCCCAGGAGCTTCAGGCCAAGTTGGCAGAGATCGGAGCTCCGATCCAGG GTAATCGCGAGGAGCTGGTGGAGCGGCTGCAGACCTACACCCGCCAG ACTGGCATCGTGCTGAATCGGCCGGTTTTGAGAGGGGAAGATGGGGACAAAGCCGCTCCACCTCCCATGTCAGCGCAG CTCCCTGGAATTCCCATGCCACCACCACCTTTGGGACTCCCCCCTTTGcagcctcctccacctcccccaccacctccaccaggCCTTGGCCTTGGCTTTCCTATGGCCCACCCACCAAATTTGGGGCCCCCGCCTCCTCTCCGTGTGGGTGAGCCAGTTGCACTGTCAGAGGAGGAGCGGCTGAAGTTGGCTCAGCAGCAGGCGGCATTGCTGATGCAGCAGGAGGAACGTGCCAAGCAG caggGAGATCATTCGCTGAAGGAACATGAGCTCTTGGAGCAGCAGAAGCGG GCAGCTGTGTTATTGGAGCAGGAACGACAGCAGGAGATTGCCAAGATGGGCACCCCAGTCCCTCGGCCACCACAAGACATGGGCCAGATTGGTGTGCGCACTCCTCTGGGTCCTCGAG CTGCTCCAGTGGGCCCAGTGGGCCCCACTCCTACAGTTTTGCCCATGGGAGCCCCTGTTCCCCGGCCTCGTGGTCCCCCACCGCCCCCTGGAGATGAGAACAGAGAG ATGGATGACCCCTCTGTGGGCCCCAAGATCCCACAGGCTTTGGAGAAGATCCTGCAGCTGAAGGAGAGCCGCCAGGAAGAGATGAACTCTCAGCAGG aggaagaggaaatggaaacAGATGCTCGCTCATCCCTGGGCCAGTCAGCGTCAGAGACTGAGGAGGACACAGTGTCCGTATCTAAAAAGGAG AAAAACCGTAAGCGCAGGAAccgaaagaagaagaaaaagccccAGCGGGTGCGAGGGGTGTCCTCTGAGAGCTCTGGGGACCGGGAGAAAGACTCAACCCGATCCCGTGGCTCTGACTCCCCAGCAGCTGATGTTGAGATTGAGTATGTGACTGAAGAACCTGAAATTTACGAGCCCAACTTTATCTTCTTTAAGAGGATCTTTGAGGCTTTTAAG CTCACTGATGAtgtgaagaaggagaaggagaaggagccaGAGAAACTTGACAAATTGGAGAACTCTGCAGCCCCCAAGAAGAAGGGATTTGAAGAGGAGCACAAGGACAGTGATGACGAcagcagtgatgatgagcag GAAAAGAAGCCAGAAGCCCCCAAGCTGTCCAAGAAGAAGTTGCGCCGAATGAACCGCTTCACTGTGGCTGAACTCAAGCAG CTGGTGGCACGGCCCGATGTTGTGGAGATGCACGATGTGACAGCGCAGGACCCTAAGCTCTTGGTTCACCTCAAGGCCACTCGGAACTCCGTGCCTGTGCCACGCCACTGGTGTTTTAAGCGCAAGTACCTGCAGGGCAAACGGGGTATTGAGAAGCCCCCCTTCGAGCTGCCAGACTTCATCAAACGCACAGGCATCCAGGAGATGCGAGAGGCCCTGCAGGAGAAG GAAGAACAGAAGACCATGAAGTCAAAAATGCGAGAGAAAGTTCGGCCTAAGATGGGCAAAATTGACATCGACTACCAGAAACTGCATGATGCCTTCTTCAAGTGGCAGACCAAGCCAAAGCTCACCATCCATGGGGACCTGTACTATGAG GGGAAGGAGTTCGAGACACGACTGAAGGAGAAGAAGCCAGGAGATCTGTCTGATGAGCTAAGGATTTCCTTGGGGATGCCAGTAGGACCA AATgcccacaaggtccctcccccGTGGCTGATTGCCATGCAGCGATACGGACCACCCCCATCGTATCCCAACCTGAAAATCCCTGGGCTGAACTCGCCCATCCCTGAG AGCTGTTCCTTTGGGTACCATGCTGGTGGCTGGGGCAAACCCCCGGTGGATGAGACTGGGAAACCGCTCTATGGGGATGTGTTTGGAACCAATGCTGCTGAATTTCAG ACCAAGACTGAGGAGGAAGAGATTGATCGGACCCCTTGGGGGGAACTGGAACCATCTGATGAAGAATCctcagaagaagaggaagaggaagaaagtgaTGAAGACAAACCAGATGAGACAGGCTTTATTACCCCTGCAGACAG TGGCCTCATCACTCCTGGAGGCTTCTCATCAGTGCCTGCTGGAATGGAGACCCCTGAACTCATTGagctgaggaagaagaagatCGAGGAGGCGATGGATGG AAGTGAGACACCTCAGCTCTTCACCGTGTTGCCAGAGAAGAGAACAGCCACTGTTGGGGGAGCCATGATGGGATCAACCCACATTTATGATATGTCCACG GTTATGAGCCGGAAGGGCCCAGCTCCTGAACTGCAAGGTGTGGAAGTGGCGCTGGCGCCTGAGGAGTTGGAGCTTGATCCTATGGCCATGACCCAGAAGTATGAGGAGCATGTGCGGGAGCAGCAGGCTCAAGTAGAGAAGGAGGACTTCAGCGACATGGTGGCTGAGCATGCTGCCAAACAGAAG caaaagaaacggAAAGCTCAGCCCCAGGACAGCCGTGGGGGCAGCAAGAAATACAAAGAGTTCAAGTTTTAG
- the SF3B2 gene encoding splicing factor 3B subunit 2 isoform X4 has translation MATEHPEPPKAELQLPPPPPGHYGAWAAQELQAKLAEIGAPIQGNREELVERLQTYTRQTGIVLNRPVLRGEDGDKAAPPPMSAQLPGIPMPPPPLGLPPLQPPPPPPPPPPGLGLGFPMAHPPNLGPPPPLRVGEPVALSEEERLKLAQQQAALLMQQEERAKQGDHSLKEHELLEQQKRAAVLLEQERQQEIAKMGTPVPRPPQDMGQIGVRTPLGPRVAAPVGPVGPTPTVLPMGAPVPRPRGPPPPPGDENREMDDPSVGPKIPQALEKILQLKESRQEEMNSQQEEEEMETDARSSLGQSASETEEDTVSVSKKEKNRKRRNRKKKKKPQRVRGVSSESSGDREKDSTRSRGSDSPAADVEIEYVTEEPEIYEPNFIFFKRIFEAFKLTDDVKKEKEKEPEKLDKLENSAAPKKKGFEEEHKDSDDDSSDDEQEKKPEAPKLSKKKLRRMNRFTVAELKQLVARPDVVEMHDVTAQDPKLLVHLKATRNSVPVPRHWCFKRKYLQGKRGIEKPPFELPDFIKRTGIQEMREALQEKEEQKTMKSKMREKVRPKMGKIDIDYQKLHDAFFKWQTKPKLTIHGDLYYEGKEFETRLKEKKPGDLSDELRISLGMPVGPNAHKVPPPWLIAMQRYGPPPSYPNLKIPGLNSPIPESCSFGYHAGGWGKPPVDETGKPLYGDVFGTNAAEFQTKTEEEEIDRTPWGELEPSDEESSEEEEEEESDEDKPDETGFITPADSGLITPGGFSSVPAGMETPELIELRKKKIEEAMDGSETPQLFTVLPEKRTATVGGAMMGSTHIYDMSTVMSRKGPAPELQGVEVALAPEELELDPMAMTQKYEEHVREQQAQVEKEDFSDMVAEHAAKQKQKKRKAQPQDSRGGSKKYKEFKF, from the exons ATGGCGACCGAGCATCCCGAGCCTCCCAAAGCGGAATTGCAGCTGCCGCCGCCACCTCCAGGCCACTATGGCGCCTGGGCTGCCCAGGAGCTTCAGGCCAAGTTGGCAGAGATCGGAGCTCCGATCCAGG GTAATCGCGAGGAGCTGGTGGAGCGGCTGCAGACCTACACCCGCCAG ACTGGCATCGTGCTGAATCGGCCGGTTTTGAGAGGGGAAGATGGGGACAAAGCCGCTCCACCTCCCATGTCAGCGCAG CTCCCTGGAATTCCCATGCCACCACCACCTTTGGGACTCCCCCCTTTGcagcctcctccacctcccccaccacctccaccaggCCTTGGCCTTGGCTTTCCTATGGCCCACCCACCAAATTTGGGGCCCCCGCCTCCTCTCCGTGTGGGTGAGCCAGTTGCACTGTCAGAGGAGGAGCGGCTGAAGTTGGCTCAGCAGCAGGCGGCATTGCTGATGCAGCAGGAGGAACGTGCCAAGCAG gGAGATCATTCGCTGAAGGAACATGAGCTCTTGGAGCAGCAGAAGCGG GCAGCTGTGTTATTGGAGCAGGAACGACAGCAGGAGATTGCCAAGATGGGCACCCCAGTCCCTCGGCCACCACAAGACATGGGCCAGATTGGTGTGCGCACTCCTCTGGGTCCTCGAG TAGCTGCTCCAGTGGGCCCAGTGGGCCCCACTCCTACAGTTTTGCCCATGGGAGCCCCTGTTCCCCGGCCTCGTGGTCCCCCACCGCCCCCTGGAGATGAGAACAGAGAG ATGGATGACCCCTCTGTGGGCCCCAAGATCCCACAGGCTTTGGAGAAGATCCTGCAGCTGAAGGAGAGCCGCCAGGAAGAGATGAACTCTCAGCAGG aggaagaggaaatggaaacAGATGCTCGCTCATCCCTGGGCCAGTCAGCGTCAGAGACTGAGGAGGACACAGTGTCCGTATCTAAAAAGGAG AAAAACCGTAAGCGCAGGAAccgaaagaagaagaaaaagccccAGCGGGTGCGAGGGGTGTCCTCTGAGAGCTCTGGGGACCGGGAGAAAGACTCAACCCGATCCCGTGGCTCTGACTCCCCAGCAGCTGATGTTGAGATTGAGTATGTGACTGAAGAACCTGAAATTTACGAGCCCAACTTTATCTTCTTTAAGAGGATCTTTGAGGCTTTTAAG CTCACTGATGAtgtgaagaaggagaaggagaaggagccaGAGAAACTTGACAAATTGGAGAACTCTGCAGCCCCCAAGAAGAAGGGATTTGAAGAGGAGCACAAGGACAGTGATGACGAcagcagtgatgatgagcag GAAAAGAAGCCAGAAGCCCCCAAGCTGTCCAAGAAGAAGTTGCGCCGAATGAACCGCTTCACTGTGGCTGAACTCAAGCAG CTGGTGGCACGGCCCGATGTTGTGGAGATGCACGATGTGACAGCGCAGGACCCTAAGCTCTTGGTTCACCTCAAGGCCACTCGGAACTCCGTGCCTGTGCCACGCCACTGGTGTTTTAAGCGCAAGTACCTGCAGGGCAAACGGGGTATTGAGAAGCCCCCCTTCGAGCTGCCAGACTTCATCAAACGCACAGGCATCCAGGAGATGCGAGAGGCCCTGCAGGAGAAG GAAGAACAGAAGACCATGAAGTCAAAAATGCGAGAGAAAGTTCGGCCTAAGATGGGCAAAATTGACATCGACTACCAGAAACTGCATGATGCCTTCTTCAAGTGGCAGACCAAGCCAAAGCTCACCATCCATGGGGACCTGTACTATGAG GGGAAGGAGTTCGAGACACGACTGAAGGAGAAGAAGCCAGGAGATCTGTCTGATGAGCTAAGGATTTCCTTGGGGATGCCAGTAGGACCA AATgcccacaaggtccctcccccGTGGCTGATTGCCATGCAGCGATACGGACCACCCCCATCGTATCCCAACCTGAAAATCCCTGGGCTGAACTCGCCCATCCCTGAG AGCTGTTCCTTTGGGTACCATGCTGGTGGCTGGGGCAAACCCCCGGTGGATGAGACTGGGAAACCGCTCTATGGGGATGTGTTTGGAACCAATGCTGCTGAATTTCAG ACCAAGACTGAGGAGGAAGAGATTGATCGGACCCCTTGGGGGGAACTGGAACCATCTGATGAAGAATCctcagaagaagaggaagaggaagaaagtgaTGAAGACAAACCAGATGAGACAGGCTTTATTACCCCTGCAGACAG TGGCCTCATCACTCCTGGAGGCTTCTCATCAGTGCCTGCTGGAATGGAGACCCCTGAACTCATTGagctgaggaagaagaagatCGAGGAGGCGATGGATGG AAGTGAGACACCTCAGCTCTTCACCGTGTTGCCAGAGAAGAGAACAGCCACTGTTGGGGGAGCCATGATGGGATCAACCCACATTTATGATATGTCCACG GTTATGAGCCGGAAGGGCCCAGCTCCTGAACTGCAAGGTGTGGAAGTGGCGCTGGCGCCTGAGGAGTTGGAGCTTGATCCTATGGCCATGACCCAGAAGTATGAGGAGCATGTGCGGGAGCAGCAGGCTCAAGTAGAGAAGGAGGACTTCAGCGACATGGTGGCTGAGCATGCTGCCAAACAGAAG caaaagaaacggAAAGCTCAGCCCCAGGACAGCCGTGGGGGCAGCAAGAAATACAAAGAGTTCAAGTTTTAG
- the SF3B2 gene encoding splicing factor 3B subunit 2 isoform X5 produces MATEHPEPPKAELQLPPPPPGHYGAWAAQELQAKLAEIGAPIQGNREELVERLQTYTRQTGIVLNRPVLRGEDGDKAAPPPMSAQLPGIPMPPPPLGLPPLQPPPPPPPPPPGLGLGFPMAHPPNLGPPPPLRVGEPVALSEEERLKLAQQQAALLMQQEERAKQGDHSLKEHELLEQQKRAAVLLEQERQQEIAKMGTPVPRPPQDMGQIGVRTPLGPRAAPVGPVGPTPTVLPMGAPVPRPRGPPPPPGDENREMDDPSVGPKIPQALEKILQLKESRQEEMNSQQEEEEMETDARSSLGQSASETEEDTVSVSKKEKNRKRRNRKKKKKPQRVRGVSSESSGDREKDSTRSRGSDSPAADVEIEYVTEEPEIYEPNFIFFKRIFEAFKLTDDVKKEKEKEPEKLDKLENSAAPKKKGFEEEHKDSDDDSSDDEQEKKPEAPKLSKKKLRRMNRFTVAELKQLVARPDVVEMHDVTAQDPKLLVHLKATRNSVPVPRHWCFKRKYLQGKRGIEKPPFELPDFIKRTGIQEMREALQEKEEQKTMKSKMREKVRPKMGKIDIDYQKLHDAFFKWQTKPKLTIHGDLYYEGKEFETRLKEKKPGDLSDELRISLGMPVGPNAHKVPPPWLIAMQRYGPPPSYPNLKIPGLNSPIPESCSFGYHAGGWGKPPVDETGKPLYGDVFGTNAAEFQTKTEEEEIDRTPWGELEPSDEESSEEEEEEESDEDKPDETGFITPADSGLITPGGFSSVPAGMETPELIELRKKKIEEAMDGSETPQLFTVLPEKRTATVGGAMMGSTHIYDMSTVMSRKGPAPELQGVEVALAPEELELDPMAMTQKYEEHVREQQAQVEKEDFSDMVAEHAAKQKQKKRKAQPQDSRGGSKKYKEFKF; encoded by the exons ATGGCGACCGAGCATCCCGAGCCTCCCAAAGCGGAATTGCAGCTGCCGCCGCCACCTCCAGGCCACTATGGCGCCTGGGCTGCCCAGGAGCTTCAGGCCAAGTTGGCAGAGATCGGAGCTCCGATCCAGG GTAATCGCGAGGAGCTGGTGGAGCGGCTGCAGACCTACACCCGCCAG ACTGGCATCGTGCTGAATCGGCCGGTTTTGAGAGGGGAAGATGGGGACAAAGCCGCTCCACCTCCCATGTCAGCGCAG CTCCCTGGAATTCCCATGCCACCACCACCTTTGGGACTCCCCCCTTTGcagcctcctccacctcccccaccacctccaccaggCCTTGGCCTTGGCTTTCCTATGGCCCACCCACCAAATTTGGGGCCCCCGCCTCCTCTCCGTGTGGGTGAGCCAGTTGCACTGTCAGAGGAGGAGCGGCTGAAGTTGGCTCAGCAGCAGGCGGCATTGCTGATGCAGCAGGAGGAACGTGCCAAGCAG gGAGATCATTCGCTGAAGGAACATGAGCTCTTGGAGCAGCAGAAGCGG GCAGCTGTGTTATTGGAGCAGGAACGACAGCAGGAGATTGCCAAGATGGGCACCCCAGTCCCTCGGCCACCACAAGACATGGGCCAGATTGGTGTGCGCACTCCTCTGGGTCCTCGAG CTGCTCCAGTGGGCCCAGTGGGCCCCACTCCTACAGTTTTGCCCATGGGAGCCCCTGTTCCCCGGCCTCGTGGTCCCCCACCGCCCCCTGGAGATGAGAACAGAGAG ATGGATGACCCCTCTGTGGGCCCCAAGATCCCACAGGCTTTGGAGAAGATCCTGCAGCTGAAGGAGAGCCGCCAGGAAGAGATGAACTCTCAGCAGG aggaagaggaaatggaaacAGATGCTCGCTCATCCCTGGGCCAGTCAGCGTCAGAGACTGAGGAGGACACAGTGTCCGTATCTAAAAAGGAG AAAAACCGTAAGCGCAGGAAccgaaagaagaagaaaaagccccAGCGGGTGCGAGGGGTGTCCTCTGAGAGCTCTGGGGACCGGGAGAAAGACTCAACCCGATCCCGTGGCTCTGACTCCCCAGCAGCTGATGTTGAGATTGAGTATGTGACTGAAGAACCTGAAATTTACGAGCCCAACTTTATCTTCTTTAAGAGGATCTTTGAGGCTTTTAAG CTCACTGATGAtgtgaagaaggagaaggagaaggagccaGAGAAACTTGACAAATTGGAGAACTCTGCAGCCCCCAAGAAGAAGGGATTTGAAGAGGAGCACAAGGACAGTGATGACGAcagcagtgatgatgagcag GAAAAGAAGCCAGAAGCCCCCAAGCTGTCCAAGAAGAAGTTGCGCCGAATGAACCGCTTCACTGTGGCTGAACTCAAGCAG CTGGTGGCACGGCCCGATGTTGTGGAGATGCACGATGTGACAGCGCAGGACCCTAAGCTCTTGGTTCACCTCAAGGCCACTCGGAACTCCGTGCCTGTGCCACGCCACTGGTGTTTTAAGCGCAAGTACCTGCAGGGCAAACGGGGTATTGAGAAGCCCCCCTTCGAGCTGCCAGACTTCATCAAACGCACAGGCATCCAGGAGATGCGAGAGGCCCTGCAGGAGAAG GAAGAACAGAAGACCATGAAGTCAAAAATGCGAGAGAAAGTTCGGCCTAAGATGGGCAAAATTGACATCGACTACCAGAAACTGCATGATGCCTTCTTCAAGTGGCAGACCAAGCCAAAGCTCACCATCCATGGGGACCTGTACTATGAG GGGAAGGAGTTCGAGACACGACTGAAGGAGAAGAAGCCAGGAGATCTGTCTGATGAGCTAAGGATTTCCTTGGGGATGCCAGTAGGACCA AATgcccacaaggtccctcccccGTGGCTGATTGCCATGCAGCGATACGGACCACCCCCATCGTATCCCAACCTGAAAATCCCTGGGCTGAACTCGCCCATCCCTGAG AGCTGTTCCTTTGGGTACCATGCTGGTGGCTGGGGCAAACCCCCGGTGGATGAGACTGGGAAACCGCTCTATGGGGATGTGTTTGGAACCAATGCTGCTGAATTTCAG ACCAAGACTGAGGAGGAAGAGATTGATCGGACCCCTTGGGGGGAACTGGAACCATCTGATGAAGAATCctcagaagaagaggaagaggaagaaagtgaTGAAGACAAACCAGATGAGACAGGCTTTATTACCCCTGCAGACAG TGGCCTCATCACTCCTGGAGGCTTCTCATCAGTGCCTGCTGGAATGGAGACCCCTGAACTCATTGagctgaggaagaagaagatCGAGGAGGCGATGGATGG AAGTGAGACACCTCAGCTCTTCACCGTGTTGCCAGAGAAGAGAACAGCCACTGTTGGGGGAGCCATGATGGGATCAACCCACATTTATGATATGTCCACG GTTATGAGCCGGAAGGGCCCAGCTCCTGAACTGCAAGGTGTGGAAGTGGCGCTGGCGCCTGAGGAGTTGGAGCTTGATCCTATGGCCATGACCCAGAAGTATGAGGAGCATGTGCGGGAGCAGCAGGCTCAAGTAGAGAAGGAGGACTTCAGCGACATGGTGGCTGAGCATGCTGCCAAACAGAAG caaaagaaacggAAAGCTCAGCCCCAGGACAGCCGTGGGGGCAGCAAGAAATACAAAGAGTTCAAGTTTTAG